One Halioglobus japonicus DNA segment encodes these proteins:
- a CDS encoding acyl-CoA dehydrogenase, with protein sequence MGTYRAPVEDMNFLVDEVLDVEAVLGSLPDFADYGLGPELTTALLDEAAKLAGDELAPLRRVGDEHPATCADGVVTASPGFEDALNKLGEGGWIGISSDANYGGQGLPEIYNTVGTEMWNSANLALGLAPMLSSGAALAIHAHGTEAQKQTYLEKMHTGQWMGTMNLTESGAGSDLGVMKTRAVPEGDHYRITGQKIYITWGDHQATENIIHLVLAKLPDAPAGSRGISLFIVPKFLVNEDGSLGERNDVYPVSTEHKLGIHGSPTCVMAFGDNEGAIGYLLGEENNGLACMFTMMNEARLKVGVQGLSASEGALQKAVAYARERVQGGKPIIEHADVKRMLLVMRSLTEAMRALAYAEAITMDLAHRGPQEVRGEQQRRIDLMIPVIKGWLTEVGQEVASLGVQVHGGMGYIEETGAAQYLRDVRITPIYEGTNGIQAADLVARKLGRDGGATMEAVAAEIRATIAQLEASDDVRLAPLAAPLAAALAEQEHCTQLVLAALKEDASVAMGASFEYMMQTGYLFGGWQMARSALVAAGKLAAGSDNPFYEAKIATAAFYAEQILPRCAGHAGAVAGAAGQLQSFPLEWI encoded by the coding sequence ATGGGAACTTACCGCGCCCCCGTTGAAGATATGAACTTTCTCGTCGATGAGGTGCTCGACGTTGAGGCTGTGCTTGGCAGTTTGCCAGACTTCGCTGACTACGGCCTCGGCCCCGAGCTGACCACTGCGCTGCTGGACGAAGCTGCCAAACTCGCCGGCGATGAGCTGGCGCCTTTGCGCCGGGTCGGCGACGAGCACCCGGCCACCTGCGCCGATGGTGTGGTGACCGCATCCCCGGGTTTTGAAGACGCTCTGAACAAGCTGGGCGAGGGCGGCTGGATTGGTATTTCCTCCGATGCCAACTACGGCGGCCAGGGCCTGCCCGAAATCTACAATACCGTGGGCACGGAGATGTGGAACTCCGCCAACCTGGCGCTGGGCCTGGCCCCCATGCTCTCCAGCGGTGCGGCGTTGGCGATTCACGCCCACGGCACTGAGGCGCAGAAGCAGACCTATCTGGAAAAAATGCACACCGGCCAGTGGATGGGCACCATGAACCTGACCGAATCCGGGGCCGGATCCGATCTGGGTGTCATGAAGACCCGCGCTGTGCCTGAAGGTGACCACTACCGTATCACCGGTCAAAAAATCTATATCACCTGGGGCGATCATCAGGCCACCGAGAACATTATCCACCTGGTGCTGGCGAAACTGCCCGATGCGCCCGCCGGTAGCCGCGGTATTTCCCTGTTTATTGTGCCCAAGTTCCTGGTGAACGAAGACGGGTCACTGGGTGAGCGCAATGATGTTTACCCGGTGTCCACCGAGCACAAGCTCGGCATTCACGGCAGTCCCACCTGTGTCATGGCCTTTGGCGACAACGAAGGCGCCATTGGTTACCTGCTGGGTGAGGAAAATAACGGCCTGGCGTGCATGTTCACCATGATGAACGAGGCCCGTCTGAAAGTGGGTGTACAGGGCCTGAGTGCCTCCGAAGGTGCACTGCAGAAAGCCGTAGCCTACGCTCGTGAGCGCGTTCAGGGTGGCAAGCCCATTATCGAACACGCGGATGTGAAGCGCATGCTGCTGGTTATGCGCTCGCTTACCGAGGCGATGCGCGCGCTGGCTTACGCTGAAGCCATTACCATGGACCTGGCCCATCGCGGTCCCCAGGAAGTGCGTGGCGAACAGCAGCGCCGGATTGACCTGATGATTCCGGTGATCAAGGGTTGGCTGACCGAAGTGGGTCAGGAGGTCGCCTCGCTTGGCGTGCAGGTGCATGGCGGCATGGGCTACATCGAAGAGACTGGCGCCGCGCAGTACCTGCGCGACGTGCGTATTACACCGATTTATGAGGGCACCAACGGTATTCAGGCCGCGGACCTCGTGGCTCGCAAGCTCGGTCGCGATGGCGGTGCCACCATGGAAGCTGTAGCCGCTGAGATCCGCGCGACAATCGCCCAGCTGGAGGCCAGCGACGATGTGCGCCTGGCGCCCCTGGCCGCGCCTCTGGCTGCGGCCCTGGCTGAGCAGGAACACTGTACGCAACTCGTTCTGGCGGCCCTGAAAGAAGATGCCAGTGTGGCCATGGGCGCGAGTTTTGAATACATGATGCAAACCGGCTATTTGTTCGGCGGCTGGCAAATGGCGCGTAGCGCGCTGGTTGCCGCCGGCAAGCTGGCAGCGGGCAGCGACAATCCCTTCTATGAGGCCAAGATTGCTACCGCGGCGTTCTACGCAGAGCAGATCCTGCCGCGCTGTGCCGGGCATGCAGGTGCGGTTGCGGGCGCCGCGGGCCAGCTGCAGTCATTCCCGCTGGAGTGGATCTGA
- the nadC gene encoding carboxylating nicotinate-nucleotide diphosphorylase translates to MTQSNPLLLPPAPALIEANVTAALAEDVGDGDITARLIAADSRASGRVITREAGVLCGRAWVEETFRQVDSDMSLDWRVADGDVLEPDTVLFHFGGPARSLLTAERCALNFLQLLSGTATTCARYASLVADTGVRLLDTRKTIPGLRVAQKYAVSCGGCHNHRIGLFDAFLIKENHIAACGGIAAAVTRAREIAPGKPAEVEVENLEELNQALQAGADRVMLDNFSLEDMRTAVATTAGRAELEASGNVTETTLRPIAETGVDFISIGALTKDCKALDLSMRLL, encoded by the coding sequence ATGACCCAGTCCAACCCACTGCTTCTACCTCCGGCACCCGCGCTGATCGAGGCAAATGTTACCGCGGCCCTGGCGGAAGACGTCGGCGACGGTGACATTACTGCCCGCCTGATCGCGGCGGACAGCCGCGCATCCGGGAGAGTCATCACCCGTGAAGCAGGCGTGCTCTGTGGACGGGCCTGGGTGGAAGAAACGTTTCGCCAGGTCGACTCGGACATGTCCCTGGATTGGCGCGTGGCGGATGGCGATGTACTCGAACCGGACACGGTTCTGTTCCACTTTGGAGGACCCGCCAGATCACTGCTCACAGCCGAGCGATGTGCGCTGAACTTTTTACAGCTGCTGTCGGGCACTGCAACCACCTGCGCACGCTACGCCAGTCTGGTTGCCGATACCGGTGTGCGCTTGCTCGACACCCGCAAAACCATTCCGGGGCTTCGCGTCGCCCAGAAATATGCAGTGAGCTGTGGAGGCTGCCACAACCATCGCATTGGCCTGTTCGATGCCTTCCTGATCAAGGAAAACCACATCGCTGCCTGTGGCGGTATCGCGGCAGCAGTAACGCGCGCCCGGGAAATTGCGCCGGGCAAACCAGCGGAAGTGGAGGTCGAGAACCTCGAAGAATTGAATCAGGCCCTGCAGGCAGGCGCTGATCGCGTGATGCTGGACAATTTCAGTCTGGAGGACATGCGCACAGCCGTGGCAACAACCGCGGGCCGGGCCGAATTGGAAGCCTCAGGCAATGTCACCGAGACAACCCTGCGTCCGATTGCCGAGACCGGCGTGGACTTTATCTCGATCGGCGCCCTGACCAAAGACTGCAAGGCGCTCGATCTTTCCATGCGGTTGCTATAG
- a CDS encoding sigma 54-interacting transcriptional regulator, whose translation MPDPHSDDATLPSLDTALPGLRPRLSLIATIVFHPDLTRVGEYAVMHRSRLPVVLGRETLDFQREPSGPAQCLAEPYVSRRALSLEYSARGLHLQRDPGTSRCRVNGVELDSEMALTPEQLTTGVAILLAHTVVLWLAIGHEREPAGATPGHGLVGGSAYSQGLRQQISTVAAADMDILLRGATGTGKEVLARAIYAASERSGRPLVTVNMAAIPASLAPSALFGASRGAYTGADKSRRGYFQQAAGGTLFLDEIGDTPAEIQPQLLRALQEREIQPVGGDLEKVELRVISATDADVDSRESGFNAALRHRLAALEIVLRPLREHREDLGELLGHFLRDAFYGQGRASLLPGPDSTARQIASWANFYYACLCYTWPGNIRQLQNACRQVAVASRSSLVLPTILLDLLSRAQEAAEETVTANAVAEKLRHIAEVSDEEFARAMHDHGHEVRPVARSLNVSRQAVYRKIASDARYRLAGEVAQDELEQALERCRGNTAEVARQLEVSASGLRARLRQEQVRHPVP comes from the coding sequence ATGCCTGATCCCCATAGCGACGATGCCACCTTGCCCTCCCTGGACACGGCTCTGCCTGGCCTGCGCCCACGCCTGAGTCTGATCGCCACGATAGTTTTTCACCCGGACCTCACCCGGGTCGGCGAGTATGCTGTCATGCACCGCTCGCGCCTGCCTGTTGTGCTTGGTCGCGAGACGCTGGACTTTCAGCGTGAACCCTCAGGTCCCGCGCAATGTCTGGCTGAACCCTATGTCAGTCGACGGGCACTGAGTCTCGAATACAGTGCCCGTGGCTTGCATCTGCAGCGCGACCCCGGTACCAGCCGTTGTCGCGTCAATGGTGTCGAACTGGATTCGGAGATGGCACTCACGCCAGAGCAGTTGACGACCGGCGTGGCCATTTTGCTGGCCCACACGGTGGTGCTGTGGCTCGCGATTGGACACGAGCGCGAGCCTGCGGGCGCTACTCCCGGTCACGGCCTTGTGGGGGGCAGCGCCTATTCACAGGGGCTGCGACAACAGATCTCGACGGTGGCCGCGGCAGATATGGATATTCTGTTGCGCGGCGCCACCGGTACGGGCAAAGAAGTACTTGCCCGGGCAATTTATGCCGCCAGCGAGCGCAGCGGACGGCCCCTGGTGACTGTGAATATGGCCGCCATACCGGCTTCTCTGGCACCCTCAGCGCTGTTTGGCGCTAGCCGTGGCGCTTACACCGGCGCTGACAAGTCGCGCCGCGGTTACTTTCAGCAGGCGGCGGGCGGGACCCTGTTTCTTGATGAAATTGGCGATACCCCGGCCGAAATTCAGCCACAGCTATTGCGCGCCTTGCAGGAGCGGGAAATCCAACCGGTTGGCGGCGATTTGGAGAAGGTCGAGTTGCGGGTGATCTCGGCGACCGATGCGGATGTGGACAGCCGCGAGAGCGGATTCAATGCGGCCCTGCGCCATCGCCTGGCGGCCCTGGAAATTGTCTTGCGTCCGCTGCGTGAGCATCGCGAGGATCTCGGTGAGCTGCTGGGTCACTTTCTGCGCGATGCGTTTTACGGGCAGGGCCGCGCCTCATTGCTGCCGGGGCCGGACAGCACCGCTCGACAAATTGCTAGCTGGGCCAATTTTTACTATGCCTGCCTGTGCTATACCTGGCCCGGCAACATCCGCCAACTGCAGAATGCCTGCCGGCAGGTCGCCGTCGCGAGTCGCAGTTCGCTGGTGTTGCCGACGATCCTGCTGGACCTGCTTTCACGAGCGCAGGAAGCTGCCGAAGAGACCGTTACGGCCAATGCGGTGGCCGAAAAATTGCGCCACATCGCAGAGGTGAGTGACGAGGAATTCGCCCGCGCGATGCATGACCATGGCCACGAAGTGCGGCCTGTAGCACGCAGCCTCAATGTCAGTCGGCAGGCGGTGTATCGCAAAATTGCGAGTGATGCCCGCTATCGTCTTGCCGGTGAAGTTGCTCAGGATGAGCTCGAACAGGCGCTCGAGCGCTGTCGCGGTAATACCGCAGAGGTGGCGCGGCAGCTGGAAGTGTCGGCCAGTGGTCTGCGAGCGCGGCTGCGCCAGGAGCAAGTTCGGCACCCCGTGCCGTGA
- the rraA gene encoding ribonuclease E activity regulator RraA — protein sequence MTAVISTPDLTDEHPGARAIELQFVNFGKVAHFGGPVVTIKCHEDNSLVKQAVGEPGEGRVIVVDGGGSLRRALLGDMLAEQAAQNGWAGLVINGAIRDVDEIGATNLGVQALGTTPLKTEKLGMGQRDVTIAFGGVTIAPGEYIYADNNGVIVSAEPLL from the coding sequence ATGACGGCGGTCATCTCTACGCCTGACCTGACCGACGAGCACCCCGGCGCACGCGCCATCGAGTTGCAGTTCGTCAACTTTGGTAAGGTCGCTCATTTTGGGGGTCCTGTGGTGACCATTAAGTGTCACGAGGACAACTCGCTGGTCAAGCAGGCTGTCGGTGAACCCGGCGAAGGCCGGGTGATAGTGGTCGACGGTGGTGGCTCACTGCGGCGTGCGCTGCTGGGCGATATGCTCGCTGAGCAGGCGGCACAGAATGGCTGGGCCGGGCTGGTGATTAACGGCGCAATTCGCGATGTCGATGAAATCGGCGCGACGAACCTGGGCGTTCAGGCACTGGGGACGACGCCGCTGAAGACGGAGAAGCTGGGTATGGGCCAGCGTGATGTCACTATTGCTTTTGGTGGCGTTACCATTGCGCCGGGAGAGTACATTTACGCTGACAATAACGGTGTTATTGTCAGCGCTGAACCACTGCTATAG
- the pilB gene encoding type IV-A pilus assembly ATPase PilB — protein sequence MNDKAIGQLSGLAGRLVAEGVISAETATEAQRTASMEQMHLVQYLVEKQNVDGYRLAEVASQEFGVPQFDTECFDMAAMPTGLVDVELVTKHHALPLYRRGNRLFIAVSDPTNLAALDEIKFHTGINTDAVLLEEATLSKLIANWVDMQDTLSDGLDDLDASDLDGIDVGTGESSDDDETSDVDETPIVRFVNKVLIDAIKQGASDIHFEPYENSYRVRFRTDGVLREMVKPPRNLSHRLAARLKVMSQMDISERRVPQDGRIQMKLSRNRAIDFRVNTLPTLFGEKIVLRILDPTSAQLGIDALGYEDDQREMYLKALGQPQGMILVTGPTGSGKTVSLYTGLNILNTAERNISTAEDPVEINLEGINQVHVNPKVGLNFAEALRSFLRQDPDIIMVGEIRDLETAEIAIKAAQTGHLVLSTLHTNSAAETVTRLLNMGVPAFNVATSVDLIIAQRLARRLCKECAAPADDIPHDVLIKQGFTEALLAEATILKAVGCSLCQDGYKGRVGVYEVVRITPPIARIIMEEGNSLQIQDQATQEGFNTLRVSALRKVAQGLISLEEANRITVD from the coding sequence ATGAACGACAAAGCCATCGGGCAACTGAGTGGCCTTGCAGGTCGGCTTGTGGCCGAGGGGGTCATTTCGGCTGAAACCGCCACAGAGGCTCAGCGCACTGCGTCTATGGAACAGATGCACCTCGTACAATATCTGGTTGAAAAACAGAATGTAGACGGTTACCGCCTGGCCGAGGTGGCATCCCAGGAGTTCGGTGTCCCTCAGTTCGACACCGAATGTTTCGATATGGCAGCCATGCCCACCGGTCTGGTGGACGTGGAACTGGTCACCAAACATCACGCCCTGCCGCTCTACCGGCGCGGCAATCGGTTGTTCATCGCAGTCTCAGACCCCACCAACCTGGCGGCACTCGACGAAATCAAATTCCACACCGGCATTAACACAGATGCCGTGTTGCTGGAGGAAGCCACCCTGAGCAAGTTGATTGCCAACTGGGTGGATATGCAGGACACCCTCTCCGATGGCCTGGATGACCTGGACGCGAGCGACCTCGACGGCATCGACGTAGGCACAGGCGAATCCAGTGACGACGACGAAACCAGCGACGTCGATGAAACGCCTATCGTGCGCTTTGTAAACAAGGTGCTGATCGACGCCATCAAACAGGGTGCATCGGATATTCATTTCGAGCCCTACGAGAACAGCTATCGCGTGCGTTTTCGTACCGATGGCGTACTCAGGGAGATGGTCAAGCCACCGCGCAACCTGTCACACAGGCTGGCGGCCCGCCTCAAGGTGATGTCGCAGATGGACATTTCCGAACGCCGGGTCCCCCAGGACGGGCGTATTCAGATGAAACTGTCCCGCAATCGGGCCATCGACTTCCGTGTGAACACCCTGCCCACACTGTTTGGCGAGAAAATCGTACTGCGTATTCTCGACCCAACCAGCGCTCAGCTCGGTATTGATGCCCTCGGTTATGAGGACGATCAGCGCGAGATGTACCTTAAAGCCCTGGGACAACCGCAGGGCATGATCCTGGTCACCGGCCCCACGGGCTCCGGTAAGACAGTCTCGCTTTACACCGGCCTTAACATTCTGAACACCGCCGAGCGCAATATCTCGACCGCCGAAGACCCGGTGGAGATTAACCTCGAGGGGATTAACCAGGTTCATGTGAACCCGAAGGTCGGCCTGAATTTTGCCGAGGCCCTGCGCTCCTTCCTGCGCCAGGACCCGGACATCATCATGGTGGGTGAGATTCGTGACCTCGAAACCGCCGAGATCGCGATTAAAGCCGCCCAGACCGGTCACCTGGTACTGTCGACGTTGCACACGAACAGCGCCGCGGAAACGGTAACCCGTTTGCTGAATATGGGCGTCCCCGCGTTTAACGTGGCGACGTCTGTTGATTTGATTATTGCCCAGCGTCTGGCCCGGCGGCTGTGCAAGGAATGCGCCGCGCCTGCGGATGATATTCCGCACGACGTGCTCATTAAACAGGGCTTTACCGAAGCACTGCTGGCCGAAGCGACCATTTTGAAAGCGGTTGGCTGCAGTCTGTGTCAGGATGGCTACAAGGGCCGTGTCGGTGTGTATGAAGTCGTCAGGATTACACCACCTATTGCCAGGATCATCATGGAAGAAGGGAATTCACTGCAAATCCAAGATCAGGCCACCCAGGAGGGCTTTAATACGCTCAGGGTTTCGGCACTGCGCAAGGTGGCCCAGGGGCTGATCAGCCTGGAAGAGGCCAACCGGATTACCGTGGATTAA
- a CDS encoding glycosyltransferase family 2 protein, whose product MDFSIVIPAKDEEQGLAKTLPLLREKYPETEIIVVNDGSTDGTLQVCEAHGVRVVTHPYPKGNGAAIKSGARAARGEHIVFMDGDGQHNPADIERLLYKVEEGYDMVVGARGGIDDQASLARWSANSLYNWLASWMVNRRIHDLTSGFRVVNRKKFLSFLYLLPNGFSYPTTSTMAFFRAGYSVGFVPISVAARLGKSHINLVRDGVRFFLIIFKIGTLYSPLKIYFPTSMLVAGLGVMNYLLGSISSGGWRFTNMSTLLILAGMVVFLMGLLAEQLTNLQYKDAVEHDD is encoded by the coding sequence GTGGACTTTTCCATTGTCATTCCCGCCAAGGACGAAGAGCAGGGGCTGGCCAAAACCTTGCCGCTGCTGCGGGAAAAATATCCTGAGACCGAGATTATCGTGGTGAACGATGGCTCGACCGACGGGACTTTGCAGGTGTGTGAGGCGCACGGTGTGCGCGTGGTGACCCATCCCTACCCCAAGGGCAATGGAGCGGCGATCAAGTCCGGGGCGCGCGCGGCGCGCGGTGAGCACATCGTGTTCATGGACGGTGATGGTCAGCACAATCCCGCCGATATTGAGCGTTTACTGTACAAGGTAGAGGAAGGTTACGACATGGTGGTCGGTGCCCGTGGCGGCATTGACGATCAGGCCAGTCTGGCGCGCTGGAGTGCGAACAGCCTCTACAACTGGCTGGCGAGTTGGATGGTGAATCGCCGCATTCATGATTTGACCTCGGGTTTCAGGGTGGTGAACCGCAAGAAATTCCTGAGTTTTCTGTACCTGTTGCCCAATGGCTTCAGTTATCCCACTACTTCCACCATGGCATTTTTCCGGGCCGGATACTCGGTGGGGTTTGTGCCGATTTCAGTCGCGGCGCGTCTCGGTAAGAGTCACATCAACCTGGTGCGTGACGGTGTTCGATTTTTTCTGATCATTTTCAAAATCGGCACCCTGTATTCACCGCTCAAGATATATTTTCCCACGTCGATGCTGGTGGCGGGCCTGGGGGTGATGAACTATTTGCTGGGTAGCATTTCCTCGGGAGGCTGGCGTTTCACGAACATGAGTACGCTGTTAATTCTGGCGGGAATGGTGGTGTTCTTAATGGGGCTGCTCGCGGAGCAGCTTACCAACCTGCAATACAAGGATGCGGTAGAGCACGACGACTAG
- a CDS encoding LysR family transcriptional regulator, whose amino-acid sequence MNVNRVDLNLLVYLDALLRERNVTQAANQLNLSQPAMSNGLRRLRELFDDPLLVRTSEGMTPTERALELEPVVREVLTSIDRAVQPRSEFEPGDAQRVFRIMASDYAEATLFPTVLVKLRELAPGITLDIMTPSDVSFLDVERGKVDMVINRFDSMPQSFHQIHLWNDTFTCVLNANHPLLDEFTLQNYLSSDHVWVSKTGMGVGVGVNPDDVQRLGWVDSALDKLGEKRQIRVFTRHYQAAMTLAEQNDLIVTIPTRAAQLKRDNPRVVLRDPPLEIPPLELKMAWSPLLQHNPANRWLRKLITDTARELDGQAPPPDRGAPNLNSPKQWQ is encoded by the coding sequence GTGAACGTCAACCGAGTCGACCTCAACCTGCTGGTTTACCTGGACGCCTTGCTGCGAGAGCGCAATGTCACCCAGGCCGCCAACCAGCTCAATTTATCCCAGCCCGCCATGAGCAATGGCCTGCGTCGCCTGCGCGAGCTGTTTGATGATCCGCTGTTAGTGCGCACCAGCGAGGGCATGACCCCCACGGAACGCGCCCTCGAACTCGAACCGGTGGTTCGCGAGGTACTGACCAGCATAGACCGCGCTGTCCAACCGCGCAGTGAATTTGAGCCCGGCGACGCCCAGCGGGTATTCCGGATCATGGCCAGCGATTACGCCGAGGCCACGCTGTTTCCCACTGTACTGGTCAAACTGCGCGAACTTGCCCCCGGCATTACCCTGGACATTATGACGCCCTCGGACGTGAGCTTTCTGGATGTGGAGCGCGGCAAAGTCGACATGGTGATCAACCGCTTCGACTCCATGCCCCAGTCCTTCCACCAGATCCACCTGTGGAATGACACCTTCACTTGCGTATTGAATGCCAATCATCCGCTACTCGACGAGTTCACACTGCAGAACTACCTCAGCAGTGACCACGTTTGGGTAAGTAAAACTGGCATGGGCGTGGGTGTAGGTGTGAATCCCGACGATGTGCAGCGCCTCGGCTGGGTGGATTCCGCACTGGACAAACTCGGCGAGAAGCGCCAGATCCGGGTCTTCACCCGCCACTACCAGGCGGCCATGACCCTGGCAGAACAGAATGACCTGATTGTGACCATCCCCACGCGCGCCGCGCAACTGAAGCGGGACAACCCTCGGGTGGTGCTGCGTGATCCACCGCTGGAAATCCCGCCACTGGAATTGAAAATGGCCTGGAGCCCGCTCCTGCAGCACAATCCCGCTAACCGCTGGCTGCGCAAATTGATTACCGATACCGCCAGGGAACTGGACGGCCAGGCCCCACCCCCTGACCGAGGTGCCCCGAACTTAAATTCACCCAAACAATGGCAGTGA
- the ampE gene encoding regulatory signaling modulator protein AmpE translates to MTFLALILALVLSLVWPYRQLLHHDAWFRQLGERLAGWGLTETLGLVVQVGLPVTILSLLLDVLRGVLFGLPWIAAASVVFLYALGRGNTGQAAEQYRSQCRRGDFEAAWHTAMENDPQNFAERDSPQAVGDVHMAVQRNLLLQSLRGWFGVLFYFVLLGPAAALAYRLLDLGCSSAQHRSWMTIVDWIPSRLAALSFTVMGNFVESIDECYAGFRHPRQSARDLLLSVGRAAVGHDKSATPEDGFGDYAARQNEDLSALVQRAAVCWIVVISLWALAG, encoded by the coding sequence ATGACGTTTCTTGCCCTGATACTCGCACTGGTGCTGAGCCTGGTATGGCCGTATCGCCAACTGCTGCATCACGATGCCTGGTTTCGGCAACTGGGCGAGCGGCTCGCCGGCTGGGGGTTGACTGAGACCCTGGGGCTAGTGGTGCAGGTGGGCTTGCCCGTAACCATCCTCTCACTGCTCCTGGACGTATTGAGGGGCGTGCTGTTCGGGCTGCCGTGGATCGCGGCTGCGAGTGTGGTGTTTCTCTATGCGCTAGGGCGGGGTAATACCGGCCAGGCCGCCGAGCAGTATCGCTCCCAGTGTCGACGCGGGGACTTCGAAGCGGCCTGGCATACGGCGATGGAAAACGACCCGCAAAACTTCGCCGAGAGAGACAGTCCGCAGGCAGTGGGGGATGTTCACATGGCAGTGCAACGCAATCTGTTGCTGCAGAGTCTGCGTGGCTGGTTCGGTGTGCTGTTCTATTTTGTCTTGCTGGGGCCGGCGGCGGCGCTGGCTTATCGGCTGCTGGATCTGGGGTGCAGCTCCGCCCAACACCGATCCTGGATGACCATCGTCGATTGGATTCCCTCACGGCTGGCGGCGCTCTCCTTTACGGTCATGGGTAATTTTGTGGAGAGTATCGACGAGTGTTACGCCGGCTTTCGGCACCCGCGGCAGTCCGCCCGGGATCTGTTGCTGAGCGTGGGTAGGGCAGCGGTTGGTCACGACAAGAGCGCCACTCCTGAAGATGGCTTTGGCGACTATGCCGCGCGCCAAAATGAGGATCTCAGTGCCCTGGTGCAACGCGCAGCGGTCTGCTGGATAGTGGTGATTTCACTGTGGGCGCTGGCGGGCTGA
- a CDS encoding pilin — MNIQKKQQGFTLIELMIVIAIVGILAAIALPAYQDYTIRARMSEPMAYMSELKTSVAEYYSALGDVPVGDTQAGVGDAPDTEITTTVSYYAPDDSSDPVIYAVVKGSVFPDGDSRVFHLSGTVSNAAREIFWKCKPGDPSGATDGADTDFTSDTNWLPATCRG; from the coding sequence ATGAACATCCAAAAGAAACAGCAGGGTTTTACCCTGATTGAACTGATGATCGTAATTGCGATCGTCGGCATCCTGGCTGCGATCGCACTGCCCGCGTATCAGGATTACACTATCCGTGCGCGTATGTCTGAGCCGATGGCGTACATGTCTGAGCTTAAGACCAGTGTTGCTGAGTACTATTCCGCGCTTGGAGACGTGCCCGTTGGTGATACACAGGCTGGCGTAGGCGATGCGCCTGATACTGAGATCACAACCACAGTATCTTACTACGCGCCTGACGATTCGAGCGATCCAGTAATCTATGCTGTAGTGAAGGGCTCTGTATTCCCAGATGGAGACTCTCGTGTCTTCCACCTGTCCGGTACAGTCAGCAACGCTGCGCGTGAGATTTTCTGGAAGTGCAAGCCTGGCGACCCTAGCGGTGCGACCGATGGCGCTGATACTGACTTCACCAGCGACACCAACTGGCTGCCAGCGACCTGTCGTGGCTAA
- the ampD gene encoding 1,6-anhydro-N-acetylmuramyl-L-alanine amidase AmpD has translation MAPPGEFGGHCIEEFFCNRLDWDAHPFFEEIRDVRVSAHLLIRRDGELIQFVSFDDRAWHAGQSHYAGRDNCNDFSIGIELEGTDVAAYTEHQYQALQAVSLALFAAYPKMAPTRVAGHADIAPGRKTDPGEAFDWARYRRTIGVQEVPA, from the coding sequence ATCGCTCCCCCCGGCGAATTCGGCGGGCACTGTATCGAAGAGTTCTTCTGCAATCGCCTCGATTGGGATGCGCATCCTTTTTTCGAGGAAATTCGGGATGTGCGCGTTTCTGCACACCTGTTAATTCGCCGTGATGGCGAGCTGATCCAGTTCGTCAGTTTTGACGATCGCGCCTGGCATGCGGGGCAGTCTCACTACGCCGGGCGCGACAACTGTAACGATTTCAGCATTGGTATTGAGCTGGAGGGCACCGATGTCGCAGCGTATACAGAGCACCAGTATCAGGCATTGCAGGCGGTTTCACTTGCGCTGTTCGCCGCCTATCCGAAAATGGCGCCAACCCGGGTAGCGGGCCATGCCGACATCGCACCCGGGCGAAAAACTGACCCCGGCGAGGCTTTCGACTGGGCGCGCTACCGGCGCACTATTGGTGTACAGGAGGTACCCGCATGA